Proteins encoded by one window of Streptomyces sp. NBC_01477:
- a CDS encoding Lrp/AsnC family transcriptional regulator, with protein sequence MGSDTTWAPLRVLDLLDQQVVQALQLDGRAPFRRVGEVLGVSDQTVARRYARLRTSAGLRVLGLTDPLRVGLTPWFVRVCCTPDAAASVGEALARRTDTRWVSLLSGGTEIFCLTHASSPGTDPDALLLQKLPRTPRVVQVTAHALLHVFFGHDLSPVSRTGPLDPEQLRALRPPAVEADGDPVQLSDADRRLLDALAHDGRTPAAELAGLTGWSPTTVRRRMAELRASGALYYDLDFGTGALAPEMRASLWLEVEPAALAEAGQALAGHAEVAFAAAITGTANVYASVLCRDPRALYRYLTGPVAALPGLRRTETAPIHRTLKGPSPYLDPARTGRPGTRA encoded by the coding sequence ATGGGATCCGACACCACATGGGCGCCGCTGCGCGTTCTCGACCTGCTGGACCAGCAGGTCGTGCAGGCGCTGCAACTCGACGGCCGGGCGCCCTTCCGGCGGGTCGGCGAGGTGCTGGGCGTCTCCGACCAGACGGTCGCCCGCCGCTACGCCCGGCTGCGGACGTCCGCCGGGCTGCGGGTGCTCGGGCTGACCGATCCGCTGCGGGTCGGGCTCACCCCGTGGTTCGTACGGGTCTGCTGCACCCCCGACGCCGCCGCGTCGGTCGGCGAGGCGCTGGCCCGGCGCACCGACACCCGCTGGGTGAGCCTGCTGTCGGGCGGCACCGAGATCTTCTGCCTCACCCACGCGTCCAGCCCCGGCACGGACCCCGACGCGCTGCTGCTCCAGAAGCTGCCGCGGACCCCGCGGGTGGTGCAGGTGACGGCGCACGCGCTGCTGCACGTCTTCTTCGGCCACGACCTCAGCCCGGTCAGCAGGACCGGGCCGCTGGACCCCGAGCAGCTGCGCGCCCTGCGCCCGCCCGCCGTCGAGGCGGACGGCGACCCGGTCCAGCTCAGCGACGCCGACCGGCGGCTGCTCGACGCGCTCGCCCACGACGGGCGCACCCCCGCCGCGGAACTCGCCGGGCTCACCGGCTGGTCCCCGACGACCGTACGGCGGCGGATGGCCGAGCTGCGCGCGTCCGGGGCGCTCTACTACGACCTCGACTTCGGGACCGGGGCGCTCGCGCCCGAGATGCGGGCCTCGCTGTGGCTGGAGGTCGAGCCGGCCGCCCTCGCCGAGGCGGGGCAGGCGCTGGCCGGGCACGCGGAGGTGGCGTTCGCCGCCGCGATCACGGGGACGGCGAACGTCTACGCGTCCGTGCTGTGCCGGGACCCCCGGGCGCTGTACCGCTACCTGACCGGGCCGGTGGCCGCGCTGCCGGGCCTGCGCCGGACGGAGACGGCCCCGATCCACCGCACCCTGAAGGGCCCGAGCCCCTATCTCGACCCGGCCAGGACAGGGCGCCCGGGCACGCGGGCCTGA
- a CDS encoding MFS transporter — protein sequence MRKWLPLVTICLGAFILLVDVTIVNVALPSMASDLDAPFSALQWVMDGYALALAALLMVAGSLGDLFGHRRLYVAGLGVFAAASLGAALSPNSAVLIAARAVQGVGGAAMFATSAALVAATYHGRDRGVAFGVWGAVNGAAAAAGPILGGLLTQGFGWQAIFLVNLPVAAIAIVIALRALPAAGQRGTGRLDLPGATTFTLAAAALTYALIRGGDDGWTDALTLTAFAVAAVAAVAFVLVEARSDHPMLDLALLRRPGFSGLLGGALLYQAAAFSGLVYLSLWLQNVLGLSPIRGGLALTPMAGTAFVVAAIAGRHMHRFPARVPIGGGLFIIGAGCALLALTVHASSGQSSVIAGLAVIGVGVGLTTPVLVSAAVDAVPPHRAGMAGGAVNTARQLGMTIGIALFGAVFTARLRDVASHGGTPHAAYASALDRISLYGAAAGLAGAIAVFALVRQGRAADPAPAAGKPAPAPAPATR from the coding sequence ATGCGCAAATGGCTGCCCCTCGTGACGATCTGCCTGGGCGCTTTCATCCTCCTGGTCGACGTCACCATCGTGAACGTCGCCCTGCCGAGCATGGCGTCCGACCTCGACGCACCCTTCTCCGCCCTGCAATGGGTGATGGACGGCTACGCCCTCGCCCTCGCCGCGCTGCTGATGGTCGCCGGCTCGCTCGGCGACCTCTTCGGGCACCGCCGGCTCTACGTCGCCGGGCTCGGCGTCTTCGCGGCGGCCTCGCTGGGTGCCGCGCTGTCGCCGAACTCCGCCGTGCTGATCGCCGCGCGCGCCGTGCAGGGCGTCGGCGGGGCCGCGATGTTCGCCACCTCGGCCGCGCTGGTCGCCGCGACCTACCACGGCCGCGACCGCGGGGTCGCCTTCGGCGTGTGGGGCGCGGTCAACGGCGCCGCCGCCGCGGCGGGGCCGATCCTCGGCGGCCTGCTCACCCAGGGCTTCGGCTGGCAGGCCATCTTCCTGGTCAACCTGCCGGTGGCCGCCATCGCGATCGTGATCGCCCTGCGGGCACTGCCGGCCGCCGGGCAGCGCGGTACGGGCCGGCTCGACCTGCCGGGCGCCACCACCTTCACGCTGGCCGCCGCCGCCCTGACCTACGCCCTGATCCGCGGCGGCGACGACGGCTGGACCGACGCGCTGACCCTCACCGCCTTCGCGGTGGCCGCGGTCGCCGCGGTCGCCTTCGTCCTGGTCGAGGCCCGTTCCGACCACCCGATGCTCGACCTGGCACTGCTGCGCCGCCCCGGCTTCAGCGGCCTGCTCGGCGGCGCGCTGCTCTACCAGGCCGCGGCGTTCAGCGGCCTGGTCTACCTCTCCCTCTGGCTGCAGAACGTCCTCGGCCTCAGCCCGATCCGCGGCGGCCTGGCCCTGACGCCGATGGCCGGCACCGCCTTCGTCGTCGCCGCGATCGCCGGGCGGCACATGCACCGCTTCCCCGCACGGGTGCCGATCGGCGGCGGCCTGTTCATCATCGGCGCGGGCTGCGCGCTGCTGGCGCTGACCGTCCACGCCTCCTCCGGCCAGTCCTCGGTCATCGCCGGGCTCGCGGTGATCGGCGTCGGCGTCGGCCTGACCACCCCCGTCCTGGTCTCCGCGGCCGTCGACGCGGTCCCGCCGCACCGCGCGGGCATGGCGGGCGGCGCGGTGAACACCGCACGTCAGCTCGGTATGACCATCGGTATCGCCCTCTTCGGCGCGGTCTTCACCGCCCGGCTGCGCGACGTCGCCTCGCACGGCGGCACCCCGCACGCGGCGTACGCCTCCGCGCTCGACCGCATCTCCCTCTACGGGGCTGCCGCGGGTCTCGCGGGCGCGATCGCCGTCTTCGCCCTGGTCCGCCAGGGCCGCGCCGCGGACCCCGCCCCGGCGGCCGGCAAGCCCGCCCCCGCCCCGGCCCCCGCGACCCGCTGA
- a CDS encoding transglycosylase SLT domain-containing protein, which translates to MQLPTIPKKLPSFAKFNRMSKKHKITAAGAVAAAAVVLTVTGLEATAGAGSATAAGDPTGFSVSTGTHVKDLGEQSGMASQRTLHDTAQKKAQQKTDLAAASKKAVDTKKKAADTAAEKKAAADRSTTKAAANRSTHRAAVAAPKKTHTVTPKKAQTVTPKKAHTATTKKAVTKTYANNLDGWIRESLDIMHSKGIPGTYEGIHRNVIRESSGNPKAINLWDINARNGIPSKGLLQVINPTFDRYHVSGTSSNIYDPVANITAACNYAADRYGSMDNVNSAY; encoded by the coding sequence ATGCAGCTCCCCACGATCCCGAAGAAGCTCCCCTCGTTCGCGAAGTTCAACCGGATGTCGAAGAAGCACAAGATCACGGCAGCCGGCGCAGTAGCCGCAGCCGCGGTCGTGCTGACGGTCACCGGGCTGGAAGCGACCGCAGGAGCCGGCTCGGCGACCGCGGCGGGCGACCCGACCGGGTTCTCCGTCTCCACCGGTACGCACGTCAAGGACCTTGGCGAGCAGTCCGGTATGGCGTCGCAGCGCACTCTGCACGACACCGCGCAGAAGAAGGCACAGCAGAAGACCGACCTGGCCGCGGCCTCGAAGAAGGCCGTGGACACCAAGAAGAAGGCCGCCGACACGGCAGCGGAGAAGAAGGCCGCGGCCGACCGGTCCACGACGAAGGCCGCAGCCAACCGCTCCACCCACCGTGCCGCCGTGGCCGCGCCCAAGAAGACGCACACCGTCACGCCCAAGAAGGCGCAGACCGTCACGCCGAAGAAGGCGCACACCGCGACCACGAAGAAGGCCGTCACCAAGACGTACGCGAACAACCTGGACGGCTGGATCCGCGAGTCGCTCGACATCATGCACTCGAAGGGAATTCCCGGCACCTACGAGGGAATCCACCGCAACGTCATCCGCGAGTCCAGCGGTAACCCGAAGGCGATCAACCTGTGGGACATCAACGCCCGCAACGGCATTCCCTCGAAGGGTCTGCTCCAGGTGATCAACCCGACCTTCGACCGCTACCACGTGTCCGGCACCTCGTCGAACATCTACGACCCGGTCGCCAACATCACCGCCGCCTGCAATTACGCGGCCGACCGCTACGGTTCGATGGACAACGTGAATTCCGCGTACTGA
- a CDS encoding protealysin inhibitor emfourin, translated as MRIEVTRSGGFAGLTRHGALDTADRPDAGHLAALALAALTPSLTEREPVPDGYSYTISVDAAVVQCADPDLSPAQRELITAVLGEGA; from the coding sequence ATGCGTATCGAGGTGACCCGCTCCGGCGGCTTCGCCGGCCTCACCAGGCATGGCGCCCTGGACACCGCGGACCGCCCCGACGCGGGCCACCTCGCCGCTCTGGCCCTCGCCGCCCTGACCCCGTCCCTCACCGAGCGCGAACCGGTCCCCGACGGCTACTCGTACACGATCAGTGTCGACGCCGCCGTCGTCCAGTGCGCGGACCCCGACCTGTCGCCGGCGCAGCGGGAGCTGATCACGGCGGTGCTGGGCGAGGGCGCGTAG
- a CDS encoding M4 family metallopeptidase gives MDSSASTPVFCTIIPPHVLDRLARAEDLALAAAARHTLEHDARERTRRHLNTVLGPTAAAVVAAAASDKPRRTIYDAKHHDTLPGHKVRAEGAEPTSDASVNRAYDALGATFETYLKAYGRHSIDNAGLPLNASVHYLKGYNNAFWNGEAMVFGDGDGRIFLDFTIPLDVIGHELTHGVTQYSANLDYQGQSGALNESVSDVFGSLIKQFALGQTADQADWLIGAGLLAPGVNGKALRSMKDPGTAYDDPQLGKDPQPASMSGYIDTTQDNGGVHLNSGIPNRAFYLAATAIGGHAWEQAGQIWYDTLTGGKLSSQAQFADFAAVTVAAAVARYGEGAQSQAVRDGWTQVGVTPAPAAGLPRQQPSQPQEA, from the coding sequence ATGGACTCCTCTGCCTCGACCCCCGTTTTCTGTACGATCATCCCGCCGCACGTCCTGGACCGGCTGGCCAGAGCCGAAGACCTGGCGCTGGCCGCGGCGGCCCGCCACACCCTGGAGCACGACGCCCGCGAGCGCACCAGGCGGCACCTGAACACCGTCCTCGGCCCCACCGCCGCCGCTGTCGTGGCCGCCGCCGCGTCCGACAAGCCGCGCCGCACGATCTACGACGCCAAGCACCACGACACGCTGCCCGGCCACAAGGTCCGCGCCGAGGGCGCGGAGCCGACCTCGGACGCCAGCGTCAACCGGGCCTACGACGCGCTCGGCGCGACCTTCGAGACGTATCTGAAGGCCTACGGCCGGCACTCGATCGACAACGCGGGCCTGCCGCTGAACGCGTCGGTGCACTACCTCAAGGGCTACAACAACGCCTTCTGGAACGGCGAGGCGATGGTCTTCGGGGACGGCGACGGCCGGATCTTCCTGGACTTCACCATCCCGCTGGACGTCATCGGCCACGAGCTGACGCACGGCGTCACCCAGTACAGCGCCAACCTGGACTACCAGGGCCAGTCCGGCGCGCTCAACGAGTCGGTCTCCGACGTCTTCGGCAGCCTGATCAAGCAGTTCGCCCTCGGCCAGACCGCCGACCAGGCCGACTGGCTGATCGGCGCGGGCCTGCTCGCCCCCGGGGTCAACGGCAAGGCACTGCGCTCGATGAAGGACCCGGGCACCGCCTACGACGACCCGCAGCTGGGCAAGGACCCGCAGCCCGCTTCGATGTCCGGCTACATCGACACCACGCAGGACAACGGCGGCGTCCACCTCAATTCCGGCATCCCCAACCGGGCCTTCTACCTGGCCGCCACCGCGATCGGCGGCCACGCCTGGGAGCAGGCGGGCCAGATCTGGTACGACACCCTCACCGGGGGCAAGCTCTCCTCGCAGGCGCAGTTCGCGGACTTCGCCGCGGTCACCGTCGCGGCGGCCGTGGCCCGCTACGGTGAGGGCGCGCAGAGCCAGGCGGTGCGCGACGGATGGACCCAGGTCGGCGTCACCCCGGCGCCCGCCGCCGGACTCCCCCGGCAGCAGCCCAGCCAGCCGCAGGAGGCGTGA
- the leuA gene encoding 2-isopropylmalate synthase, with product MTSPNSVGRATPITAATVAQRATAMPIHKYGRYEQVDLADRTWPDARITKAPRWLSTDLRDGNQALIDPMSPARKREMFDLLVRMGYKEIEVGFPASGQTDFDFVRSIIEQGAIPQDVTISVLTQAREELIERTVESLRGAPRATVHLYNATAPVFRRVVFRGSREQVRQIAVDGTRLVMEYADKLLGDETAFGYQYSPEIFTDTELDFALEVCEGVMDVWQPEEGREIILNLPATVERSTPSTYADRFEWMSRHLSRREYVCLSVHPHNDRGTAVAAAELALMAGADRAEGCLFGQGERTGNVDLVTLGMNLFSQGVDPQIDFSQIDEIRRTAEYCNQMEVHPRHPYAGDLVYTSFSGSHQDAIKKGFEAMAATAEAAGKTVDEIEWAVPYLPIDPKDVGRSYEAVIRVNSQSGKGGVAYVLKNGHKLDLPRRMQIEFSKIIQTRTDAEGGEVTPAQIWSAFQDEYLPTPDNAWGRIVLRSAQASTSSDGTAALTVEAVLDGAETTLNGTGNGPISAFFDALAKAGVDARLLDYSEHTLSEGASAQAASYIECAIGGRVLWGIGIDPNTTRAALQAVVSAVNRAER from the coding sequence ATGACCAGCCCCAACAGCGTCGGCCGTGCCACGCCCATCACCGCCGCGACGGTCGCCCAGCGCGCCACCGCGATGCCGATCCACAAGTACGGCCGGTACGAGCAGGTGGACCTGGCCGACCGCACGTGGCCCGACGCCCGGATCACCAAGGCGCCGCGCTGGCTGTCCACCGACCTGAGGGACGGCAACCAGGCGCTGATCGACCCCATGTCGCCGGCCCGCAAGCGCGAGATGTTCGACCTGCTGGTACGGATGGGCTACAAGGAGATCGAGGTCGGCTTCCCGGCCTCCGGCCAGACCGACTTCGACTTCGTGCGCTCCATCATCGAGCAGGGCGCGATCCCGCAGGACGTGACGATCTCCGTCCTGACGCAGGCCCGCGAGGAGCTGATCGAGCGCACCGTCGAGTCACTGCGCGGCGCCCCCCGGGCCACCGTGCACCTCTACAACGCCACCGCCCCGGTCTTCCGCCGGGTCGTCTTCCGCGGCAGCCGCGAACAGGTGCGGCAGATCGCGGTGGACGGCACCCGGCTGGTGATGGAGTACGCCGACAAGCTGCTGGGCGACGAGACGGCCTTCGGCTACCAGTACAGCCCGGAGATCTTCACCGACACCGAGCTGGACTTCGCGCTGGAGGTCTGCGAGGGCGTGATGGACGTCTGGCAGCCCGAGGAGGGCCGCGAGATCATCCTCAACCTGCCCGCGACCGTCGAGCGCTCCACCCCGTCCACGTACGCCGACCGCTTCGAGTGGATGTCGCGGCACCTGTCGCGGCGCGAGTACGTCTGCCTGTCGGTGCACCCGCACAACGACCGCGGTACGGCGGTGGCCGCCGCCGAGCTGGCGCTGATGGCCGGCGCGGACCGGGCCGAGGGCTGCCTGTTCGGGCAGGGCGAGCGCACCGGCAACGTGGACCTGGTCACGCTGGGCATGAACCTGTTCAGCCAGGGCGTCGACCCGCAGATCGACTTCTCGCAGATCGACGAGATCCGGCGCACCGCCGAATACTGCAACCAGATGGAGGTCCACCCGCGCCACCCCTACGCGGGCGACCTGGTCTACACATCCTTCTCCGGCTCCCACCAGGACGCCATCAAGAAGGGCTTCGAGGCGATGGCGGCGACCGCCGAAGCCGCCGGCAAGACCGTGGACGAGATCGAGTGGGCGGTGCCGTACCTGCCCATCGACCCCAAGGACGTCGGCCGCTCGTACGAGGCCGTGATCCGGGTCAACTCGCAGTCCGGCAAGGGCGGCGTCGCCTATGTGCTCAAGAACGGGCACAAGCTGGACCTGCCGCGCCGGATGCAGATCGAGTTCTCGAAGATCATCCAGACCAGGACCGACGCCGAGGGCGGCGAGGTCACCCCGGCGCAGATCTGGTCGGCCTTCCAGGACGAGTACCTGCCGACCCCGGACAACGCCTGGGGCCGGATCGTGCTGCGCTCGGCGCAGGCGTCAACTTCGAGTGACGGCACGGCCGCTCTCACGGTGGAAGCCGTCCTGGACGGCGCCGAGACGACGCTCAACGGCACCGGCAACGGCCCGATCTCGGCCTTCTTCGACGCGCTGGCGAAGGCCGGCGTGGACGCCAGGCTGCTGGACTACAGCGAGCACACCCTGAGCGAGGGCGCCTCGGCGCAGGCCGCCTCCTACATCGAGTGCGCGATCGGCGGCCGGGTCCTGTGGGGCATCGGCATCGACCCCAACACCACCCGCGCGGCGCTCCAGGCGGTCGTCTCCGCGGTCAATCGCGCCGAGCGCTGA
- a CDS encoding TerB family tellurite resistance protein has protein sequence MKLGLWIWGVRTSWHTEDDGEFFCPDCGGDRSYHRRTGTRRLTVLNVPLLNRGTAGSVIECAACHRQYAAQVLLCPTTTRFSAMLRDAVHTIALAVLTAGGSTGRPAREAAVEAVRSAGFSDCTEDQLLGLLAAIVADEGRYAASQELGHHSFADCVDGCGSWLSIELHEALEPLADHLAQQGRERVLLQGARIALADGPYLPAEREVLEAVGRCLSLHTDDIDRLLAAAAATTT, from the coding sequence ATGAAGCTGGGGCTGTGGATCTGGGGTGTGCGAACGTCCTGGCACACCGAGGACGACGGCGAGTTCTTCTGCCCTGACTGCGGCGGCGACCGCAGCTACCACCGCAGAACGGGCACCCGCCGGCTCACCGTGCTCAATGTGCCGCTGCTCAACCGCGGTACGGCCGGCTCGGTGATCGAATGCGCGGCATGCCACCGGCAGTACGCCGCCCAGGTGCTGCTCTGCCCGACCACCACCCGCTTCTCCGCGATGCTGCGGGACGCCGTCCACACGATCGCGCTCGCCGTGCTCACCGCGGGCGGCTCCACCGGGCGCCCGGCCCGCGAGGCCGCCGTCGAGGCGGTGCGCTCGGCCGGCTTCAGCGACTGTACGGAGGACCAGCTGCTCGGGCTGCTCGCCGCGATCGTCGCCGACGAGGGGCGGTACGCGGCGTCGCAGGAGCTGGGGCACCACTCCTTCGCGGACTGCGTGGACGGGTGCGGCAGCTGGCTGTCGATCGAGCTGCACGAGGCGCTCGAACCGCTCGCCGATCATCTCGCGCAGCAAGGGCGGGAGCGGGTGCTGCTCCAGGGCGCGCGGATCGCTCTCGCGGACGGGCCCTATCTGCCGGCCGAGCGCGAGGTCCTTGAGGCGGTCGGCCGCTGCCTCTCGCTCCACACGGACGACATCGACCGCCTTCTCGCGGCGGCGGCCGCGACCACCACGTAA
- a CDS encoding sensor histidine kinase: MLSSLAHGRAPAATPTTSVSYTDVAFAAAIFLGQAALALALPEAARSHRPDALGWILLAAGAALLTWRRHAPMWCLVGTVTVVAPYHYMENIQEAPLLASMIALYSVAVAGPPARTFLVVPTVVGTMATVMAAIGRPAGAPMLQGAGWVVAVAVAGEVVRMHRNYIAAIMERAERAERTREEEAARRVAEERLRIARDLHDLLAHSITLIGVQTSVAAHILLADPDRLDRTAVAGALDNIADTCREARSELRTTLRVLRADSDGPLPGLAGIPSLTKAAEAAGADVSLTLDPGRDAVPAAVGAAAYRIIQESLTNAVRHAGAPAPRVRVAVRHRDAALHVCVEDDGPEPVKPPAADRPEGFGIVGMRERARSVGGTFAAGPRIDGTAGFSVTAVLPCPADRAEPAETY; this comes from the coding sequence GTGTTGAGCAGCCTCGCGCACGGCCGCGCCCCGGCCGCCACCCCGACGACAAGCGTCTCGTACACCGACGTGGCTTTCGCGGCAGCGATCTTCCTCGGGCAGGCGGCCCTGGCCCTCGCCCTGCCCGAGGCGGCCCGGAGCCACCGCCCCGACGCGCTCGGCTGGATCCTGCTGGCGGCCGGCGCCGCCCTCCTGACCTGGCGGCGCCACGCGCCGATGTGGTGCCTGGTCGGCACGGTCACGGTCGTGGCGCCCTACCACTACATGGAGAACATCCAGGAAGCCCCCCTGCTGGCCAGCATGATCGCGCTGTATTCGGTTGCGGTCGCCGGACCCCCGGCCAGGACGTTCCTGGTCGTGCCGACCGTGGTGGGCACGATGGCCACCGTCATGGCGGCCATCGGCAGGCCCGCCGGCGCCCCGATGCTCCAGGGCGCCGGCTGGGTCGTGGCGGTCGCGGTGGCCGGCGAGGTCGTACGGATGCACCGCAACTACATCGCTGCGATCATGGAGCGCGCCGAGCGGGCCGAGCGGACCCGCGAGGAGGAGGCGGCGCGGCGGGTCGCGGAGGAGCGGCTGCGGATCGCCCGCGACCTGCACGACCTGCTGGCGCACAGCATCACCCTGATCGGTGTGCAGACGTCCGTGGCCGCCCACATCCTGCTCGCCGACCCGGACCGGCTCGACCGGACCGCGGTGGCCGGCGCGCTGGACAACATCGCCGACACCTGCCGCGAGGCGCGTTCCGAGCTGCGCACCACCTTGCGGGTGCTGCGCGCCGACAGCGACGGGCCGCTGCCCGGCCTCGCCGGCATCCCGTCGCTGACGAAGGCGGCCGAGGCGGCGGGCGCCGACGTCTCGCTGACCCTGGACCCGGGCAGGGACGCGGTGCCGGCCGCGGTGGGCGCGGCGGCGTACCGGATCATCCAGGAGTCGCTGACCAACGCGGTACGCCACGCGGGCGCCCCCGCCCCCCGGGTGCGGGTGGCGGTCAGGCACCGGGACGCCGCCCTGCACGTGTGCGTCGAGGACGACGGCCCCGAGCCGGTGAAGCCGCCCGCCGCGGACCGCCCCGAGGGCTTCGGGATCGTCGGGATGCGGGAGCGGGCCAGAAGCGTCGGCGGCACCTTCGCCGCAGGACCCAGGATCGACGGCACGGCGGGCTTCTCGGTCACCGCCGTCCTGCCCTGCCCGGCCGACCGGGCAGAGCCCGCAGAGACCTACTGA
- a CDS encoding response regulator transcription factor, translating to MTPPEPIRVLLADDQTLVRAAFAMLVESARDMEVVGQAANGLEAVEQARTARADVIVMDIRMPELDGIEATRRIAADDDLAGARILVLTTYDDDEHVVAALRAGASGFMVKDTRPAELLDAIRTVAAGDSLLSPGPTARLIARVLRLPDRPPAAAPGADRLAGLSDREREVLTLVARGLNNTEAGEALSLSPLTAKTHVSRIMGKLGVRDRAQLVIAAYESGLVAPGAER from the coding sequence ATGACCCCACCCGAGCCGATCCGGGTGCTGCTCGCCGACGACCAGACGCTGGTGCGCGCCGCCTTCGCGATGCTGGTCGAGTCAGCCCGCGACATGGAGGTGGTCGGCCAGGCGGCCAACGGCCTGGAGGCGGTCGAGCAGGCCCGCACCGCGCGGGCCGACGTCATCGTGATGGACATCCGCATGCCGGAGCTGGACGGCATAGAGGCCACCCGGCGGATCGCCGCGGACGACGACCTCGCCGGGGCGCGGATCCTGGTGCTGACCACCTATGACGACGACGAGCACGTGGTGGCGGCGCTGCGGGCGGGCGCGTCCGGGTTCATGGTCAAGGACACCAGGCCCGCGGAACTGCTGGACGCGATCCGTACGGTCGCGGCCGGCGACTCGCTGCTGTCGCCGGGGCCGACCGCCCGGCTGATCGCCCGGGTGCTGCGGCTGCCGGACCGCCCGCCGGCCGCCGCCCCCGGCGCGGACCGGCTGGCGGGCCTGTCGGACCGCGAGCGCGAGGTGCTGACGCTGGTCGCCCGCGGCCTGAACAACACGGAGGCCGGCGAGGCGCTGAGCCTGAGCCCGCTCACCGCCAAGACCCACGTCAGCCGGATCATGGGCAAGCTCGGCGTCCGCGACCGCGCCCAACTGGTCATCGCCGCCTACGAGTCGGGACTGGTGGCGCCCGGCGCCGAACGCTGA
- the recO gene encoding DNA repair protein RecO: protein MSLFRDDGIVLRTQKLGEADRIITLLTRRHGRVRAVARGVRRTKSKFGARLEPFTHVDVQFFARGGELIGRGLPLCTQSETIAPYGSAIVADYDRYTAGTAMLETAERFTDHEGEPAVQQYLLLVGALRTLAAGDHDPRLVLDAFLLRSLAVNGYAPSFDDCARCGMAGPNRFFSVGAGGVVCGECRVPGSVVPSRESLELLGALLGGDWETADACEQRHCREGSGLVAAYLQWHLERGLRSLRFVEK, encoded by the coding sequence ATGAGTCTGTTCCGCGACGACGGCATCGTGCTGCGCACCCAGAAGCTGGGTGAGGCGGACCGGATCATCACCCTGCTCACCAGACGGCACGGCAGGGTCCGTGCGGTGGCCAGGGGGGTACGCCGGACGAAGTCGAAATTCGGCGCCCGCCTTGAGCCCTTCACGCACGTCGACGTGCAGTTCTTCGCCCGCGGCGGCGAGCTGATCGGCCGCGGCCTGCCGCTGTGCACCCAGAGCGAGACGATCGCCCCCTACGGCAGCGCGATCGTCGCCGACTACGACCGCTACACCGCGGGCACCGCGATGCTGGAGACCGCCGAGCGCTTCACCGACCACGAGGGCGAGCCGGCGGTGCAGCAGTATCTGCTGCTGGTCGGTGCCCTGCGGACGCTCGCGGCCGGCGACCACGACCCGCGGCTGGTCCTCGACGCCTTCCTGCTGCGCTCGCTGGCGGTCAACGGCTACGCGCCCAGCTTCGACGACTGCGCCAGATGCGGGATGGCCGGGCCGAACCGGTTCTTCTCGGTCGGAGCGGGCGGAGTCGTCTGCGGCGAGTGCCGGGTGCCGGGAAGCGTCGTACCCTCACGGGAGTCACTGGAACTCCTCGGCGCGCTGCTCGGCGGCGACTGGGAGACCGCCGACGCCTGCGAGCAGCGGCACTGCCGCGAGGGCAGCGGGCTGGTGGCGGCCTATCTCCAGTGGCACCTGGAGCGCGGCCTGCGCTCCCTGCGGTTCGTCGAGAAGTAG
- a CDS encoding isoprenyl transferase: MARRGILGLNRTSYRTPDPHPSGARPPKLPSELVPKHVAVIMDGNGRWAKERGLPRTEGHKVGEGVVLDVLKGCLEIGVKNLSLYAFSTENWKRSPEEVRFLMNFNRDVIRRRRDEMDELGIRIRWVGRMPKMWKSVVQELQVAQEQTVGNDAMTLYFCVNYGGRAEIADAAQALARDVAAGRLDPSKVNEKTFAKYLYYPDMPDVDLFLRPSGEQRTSNYLLWQSSYAELVFQDVLWPDFDRRDLWRACHEFARRDRRFGGALPNSDGTEG; the protein is encoded by the coding sequence ATGGCACGTCGCGGGATTCTGGGCCTGAACCGGACCTCGTACCGCACGCCCGACCCGCACCCCTCGGGCGCCCGGCCGCCCAAGCTCCCCTCGGAGCTGGTGCCCAAGCACGTCGCCGTGATCATGGACGGCAACGGCCGCTGGGCCAAGGAGCGCGGGCTGCCGCGTACCGAGGGCCACAAGGTCGGCGAGGGAGTCGTCCTGGACGTGCTCAAGGGCTGCCTGGAGATCGGCGTCAAGAATCTGTCGCTCTACGCCTTCTCCACCGAGAACTGGAAGCGCTCGCCCGAGGAGGTGCGCTTCCTGATGAACTTCAACCGGGACGTCATCCGCCGGCGCCGGGACGAGATGGACGAGCTGGGCATCCGCATCCGGTGGGTCGGGCGGATGCCGAAGATGTGGAAATCGGTGGTCCAGGAGCTCCAGGTGGCCCAGGAGCAGACCGTCGGGAACGACGCGATGACGCTGTACTTCTGCGTCAACTACGGCGGGCGCGCGGAGATCGCGGACGCCGCGCAGGCGCTGGCCCGCGATGTGGCCGCGGGCCGGCTCGACCCGTCGAAGGTCAACGAGAAGACCTTCGCCAAATACCTGTACTACCCCGACATGCCGGACGTCGATCTCTTCCTGCGCCCGAGCGGGGAGCAGCGCACCTCCAACTACCTGCTCTGGCAGAGCAGTTACGCGGAGCTGGTCTTCCAGGACGTACTGTGGCCGGACTTCGACCGGCGCGACCTGTGGCGGGCCTGCCACGAATTCGCCCGCCGCGACCGCCGCTTCGGCGGCGCCCTGCCCAACAGCGACGGCACCGAGGGCTGA